In Siphonobacter curvatus, the genomic window CCTGAAGCACAAAAAGGTAAGCCGCCAGGCGGTTCATTTTGGGAAAGCGAACGAACTCAAAAAGCAGGCAAAACACCCAGGCTACCAGAGCCCAGGCCAGGAAGTTCTGGAGCGGAATCTGTTCGTTTTTCCAGTGCCAGAAATCAAACCGAATGGCTACGGGCTCTAGTAGCACATCCAGAAAAACCATGCAGGCTGCCGCCAAGGTGGCCCGTACAGCCCTAGGCAAGGGCCGTTCCTGCCATAGCATACCCGCTCCGATGGTTAGAACCAGCCAGTTGAGGCCAATGGTTAAGGGTACTTCGAATACTTTCAAACCCAGCGTAGCTCCGTACCAGTATTCGCCGAAAATCACGCCCGTATGTACGCCTGCTACTTCCACGCCGTATCCCATCAAAAAGATGGACAGACAGAAAAGCCAGAACGAACGGGTAGGCGATTCCTGAAAAAGCAATAACAACACGCCGGTAGTAATCAAGTGAAAAGGAACCAGCAACCGGAATACATCTTCGCTAGCAGACATGTGAAGACCAACCAAACCAGTGATGTACATCAAAGCCAGGATCAGCCGAATGATGGGCTCATAAGAATGCAGGCGGGCAAGCAAGGTTTTCATAGAAGAAGGCGGTAGCAATAAAAAAACCTGACAAGTTAAACTTATCAGGTTTGACAGGAGGGAGAAAGACGGGGTTCGAACCCGCGACCCCCAGAACCACAATCTGGTGCTCTAACCAGCTGAGCTACATCCTCCGTTTCGAGCTACAAATATAGCATATTCAAAAACTAAAAAGCAAGTACTTGCGGTAGAGGGACGGAAGAAAAAATTTGGAATTCTTCCTTCTTCCGTCCCTGTATCGACTTATTTCGCTGATTGATAGTTAGTTTCAGCAACATCCCAGCTTACTACATTCCAGAAGGCATCGATGTAATCCGGGCGTTTATTTTGGTACTTCAGGTAATAGGCGTGTTCCCAAACGTCCAAACCGATGATGGATTTGCCTTTTTTCTCGGCTACGTCCATCAGTGGGTTATCCTGATTAGGCGTTGAAGTCACGGCGAGTTCGCCGTCTTCACCCACGATTAACCAAGCCCAGCCAGAGCCAAAACGACCCGTAGCGGCTTTTTTAAATTCTTCTTTCAAGGCATCAAAAGAGCCAAATTTGGCATCAATGGCCTTCGCTAAATCACCCTTGGGGCTACCGCCGCCGCTGGGAGAAAGAATATTCCAGAAAAATGTATGATTCCAGTGACCACCGCCATTGTTCCGTACAGCGGGCGATAACTGACCTACGTTCTTGAGAAGATCTTCCAGTGTTTTTCCTTCGAGTTCAGTACCGGCAACGGCATTGTTGAGGTTGGTAACGTACGTCTGGTGGTGACGATCATGGTGAATCGTCATGGTTTGAGCATCGAAGTGGGGCTCTAACGCGTCTGCCGCATAGGGAAGAGGAGCAAGTTCAAAAGCCATAGCTGGTTGAAAATTAGGATTGAAAATAGGAATAAATGTCTATTCGTTTTAAAAAGGCATTCCAAGGGTTAAAGAGTTCCAGGGCTATCGGAATTTTACAGGAACCGCTAAAACTGACGTAGTTTACGGAAAAACTCGACGAGCTGGGCTTCGGTTTCTTCCCGCAAAATACCGCTGGTAACGCGGGTTTTGGGATGCAGCAAAGAACCGGCTTTCGAATAGCCTCTTTTTTCATCGGCTGCTCCGTACACCAGTCTTCCCAATTGAGCCCAGTACAAGGCTCCGGCACACATCACGCAGGGTTCGAGGGTTACGTACAGCGTGCAGTCGCGGAGAAACTTCGATCCCAGATGTTGCGTAGCGGCCGTTAATGCCAGAATTTCCGCATGAGCCGTCACATCTTTCAGGCGTTCCGTCTGGTTACTGCCTTTTCCAATAATACGACGGTTAGAAACGACTACGGCCCCCACTGGAATTTCACCGGCGTCAGCCGCCTCTTGAGCTAGCTGCATGGCTACCGCCATGAAATATTCATCACTTAAAGCCACAGAAGAGCGTTTTTATTTGCGGGGATAAAAGTACAAATGAGCCCGAATATTATTCCGATCTTCACTCAGGGTATAGTAGCCGGAGCGGTCCGTAGCAAAAGCGATTGCTTCGCCCTGGGGTTCGGGAAAATAGGGCATCACCCGGGCCGAACGCTGCATGGTTTGAGCGATACTTTCACCCGCGTTTCGTTTCCAATAGTACACGGTGAGATAATCTTTCATAAGGATTTCCTGACCATCGGGCGAAATATCAGCGGCGGTAATGGTACTTTGGGAAAGGCTGGCGACGGTTTCCGCCGTAATCACTTCCGTGGTTGATTGCGGGTAAGGCAGACGGTACAAGTGAGTACCCGAAGAAACCTTGGAGATGATGTAAATATCCAGCGTTTGAGGATCCACCATCAGGGCTTCCGCGTCCCACTGACCATCGGGATAGCGATAGGTAATGCGTTCAACGTTGGATACGGAAACGTTTCCCGACAATGTTGCCGGATTTGGCTCCGGGAAACGGTAAATGGCATGGGTGGAATACTGGTTGAGGTTATCGCCCGTATCGCCTACATAGAGCGTGGGGACTCCATCCCGAACGGCCGCGGCCATATCTTCCCAGTCGAGATTGGTGGCATTTTCTACCGTGACGGTGGCTTTCCACTGGGCATTGGTCGCATCCAGTAGAAAAATGCGGTTGGGGTCACCGGAATCGTTGTGCGTCCAGATAAAATTGGGCTGGTGCCGACTGACCGCAAGGCCCGAAGCTTCGTATATATCAGCATTATTGAGCACCCCCCGACTCACCGCTGAGCCGAAAGAAGTGTTTTCCGAAGGCCCCGGAAACAGCTGATCACAAGCGGTAAAACCGACGAGTAAGCCTAAAAAAATAATCAATCGATAAGAAGTCATAGCCTTGGGGTATTTTTCAAAAACTTTAACCATTATTTACAGTTAATTCGTGTACTTAAGTGTCTATTTTTAACCAGAATAATTCCTAGCTGTTTCTAATCACCGTCTTATTTTTCAGCCTCAACGTTTCCTAAGTAATCATGTTTTCTACCAAAGATTTAGAGCAAATTGAAGCCAAAGGTATTGAAGTCCAAACGGTTGAAAGCCAGATTCAATACTTCGTCAATGGATTCCCCTGGATGAATCTAACCCGTGCCGCTACCCCTAAAGACGGCATTCTGCAATTATCGGACGAGCAAATCCAGGCCGCTCTGGATACCTACGAAACTTACGTACCTACCTTACGGATTGTCAAATTTGTACCCGCTTCAGGAGCTGCCACACGGATGTTCAAATCCTTGTTTGGATTCCTGGAGGGCGGAAAATCGGATAAGTCAGTCGATCAGTTTTTTGAGCGGTTACCGGCGTTTGCTTTCTATGACGACTTGAAAGCAGCGCTAGCCAAAGACGGTCTTGACATCGAAACGGCGGATCAGCAAACCATTGCGGAATACTTCCTCACGGGCAAAGGTCTGGATTATGGTTCATTGCCCAAAGGATTGTTGAAATTTCACCGCTACGCCGAAGAAAATCGTACCCCGGTGGAAGAACACCTGGTCGAAGGAGCAAGCTACGCTCGTTCCAAAGGCGAAGTAGCCATTCATTTCACGGTATCGCCCGAGCATAAGGCCAAATTCAAGGAACTGATCTCGGAGAAAGCTCCCGAATACGCCGAGCGGCACAACCTGAATTTTGTTATTGATTTTTCAGAACAAAAAGCCTCTACCGATACCATTGCGGTTAATCTGGACAATACGCCTTTTGTCGATAAGAATGGCGGCCTGTTGTTCCGTCCGGCGGGTCACGGTGCCTTGCTGGCTAACCTCAATGACGTAGAAGCGGATCTGGTATTTATCAAGAACATTGATAACGTTGTACCGGATCGCCTTAAAAATACAACCACGATTTACAAAAGGGCCATCGCCGGGACGTTACTGCAAACGCGGGAACGCATTTTCGGTTATTTAAACCGACTCGACAGTGGAGACACGAGTCAGGCGTTAATGGCGGAAATCGATGAGTTCTTACGCCGCGTCCTGTGCGTAGAGCCGGTAGAAGGTTTCTACGAATGGTCCGTTGAAAAAGTAGTAGCGTATTTCCGTACTAAACTGAACCGACCCATCCGGGTTTGCGGCATGGTACAGAACGTAGGCGAGCCGGGCGGTGGACCTTTCTGGGCCAAAAGCTCCGATGGTACTAGCCAACTGCAAGTGGTAGAGTCCGCTCAGGTAGACATGGATGATGAGGAACAGAAGAATAAATTCCTGAAAGCGACGCACTTTAATCCGGTAGATTTGGTCTGCTCCTGGACCGATTACACGGGAAAAGCCTTTGATCTGTTGAAGTACCGCGATCCGCAAACGGGCTTTATTACGCAGAAATCCAAAGATGGCAAAGACCTGAAAGCTCAGGAATTACCCGGACTTTGGAACGGTTCCATGGCCGATTGGAATACGCTGTTCGTAGAAGTACCCCTGATCACCTTCAATCCGGTGAAAACGGTAAACGATCTGTTGCGTGACGAACACAAAGCATAAGTCTAAACGGTATAGAGCATAAAAAAAAGGCTGACCTCAGAGTCAGCCTTTTTTTGTAGAAATGTTATGCTACTACTGCCGTAAATTCAATTTCAATCAGATACTCCTGAGCGACCAGTTTCCGAATTTCGTACATGGCCGTTACCGGTTTAATATCTCGGAAAAACTCACCGTGAGCCCGCCCAATGTCGTCGAATTTGCTGATATCAGTCGTAAACATGCGGGTACGTACGACGTCGCTCAGACTGGCTCCGGCTTCTTCCAGAACCTTCGCAATACGCTCAATGATATTTTTGGTTTGAGCGTACGCATCGTCGGCCCGTACGGTTTCACCATCGACAATGGCAACTGTACCGGCGACTTCAATGAGATTGCCGATTCGTACGGCCCGGCAGTAACCGACCCGATCTTCCCAGGGTGAACCCGAGAGAATATTCTGACGTGAAGACATGAGGGAATGAACGTTAGTTTTCTTTTTTGAGTAATTCAATCGCTTCGGATACTTCGCCGACCACTTCATCTTTGGTACCATCGTAAATACCCCGAATGCGTCGCTGCGGATCGACGACGATGAAGGCACCGCTGTGGAGTAATCCACCGGGTTCATCGGAATCTTCTTTAGCCGATACAAAATAGGCGTTTTGTCCGATGTCAAAAATTTCCTTGCGGTCGCCCGTCACAAAGTACCATTGTTTTTGTCCGTACACACCCAGATCCGTCGCGTACTCTCTCAAACGTCCGACGCTGTCCCGTTTAGGATCGATGGAGTGGGAGAGAAACATGACCTGGGGATCCTCTTTAAATTTCTGATACA contains:
- a CDS encoding carotenoid biosynthesis protein is translated as MKTLLARLHSYEPIIRLILALMYITGLVGLHMSASEDVFRLLVPFHLITTGVLLLLFQESPTRSFWLFCLSIFLMGYGVEVAGVHTGVIFGEYWYGATLGLKVFEVPLTIGLNWLVLTIGAGMLWQERPLPRAVRATLAAACMVFLDVLLEPVAIRFDFWHWKNEQIPLQNFLAWALVAWVFCLLFEFVRFPKMNRLAAYLFVLQVLFFATHRLLLLLQ
- a CDS encoding superoxide dismutase translates to MAFELAPLPYAADALEPHFDAQTMTIHHDRHHQTYVTNLNNAVAGTELEGKTLEDLLKNVGQLSPAVRNNGGGHWNHTFFWNILSPSGGGSPKGDLAKAIDAKFGSFDALKEEFKKAATGRFGSGWAWLIVGEDGELAVTSTPNQDNPLMDVAEKKGKSIIGLDVWEHAYYLKYQNKRPDYIDAFWNVVSWDVAETNYQSAK
- a CDS encoding nucleoside deaminase, with amino-acid sequence MAVAMQLAQEAADAGEIPVGAVVVSNRRIIGKGSNQTERLKDVTAHAEILALTAATQHLGSKFLRDCTLYVTLEPCVMCAGALYWAQLGRLVYGAADEKRGYSKAGSLLHPKTRVTSGILREETEAQLVEFFRKLRQF
- a CDS encoding PE-PGRS family protein; its protein translation is MTSYRLIIFLGLLVGFTACDQLFPGPSENTSFGSAVSRGVLNNADIYEASGLAVSRHQPNFIWTHNDSGDPNRIFLLDATNAQWKATVTVENATNLDWEDMAAAVRDGVPTLYVGDTGDNLNQYSTHAIYRFPEPNPATLSGNVSVSNVERITYRYPDGQWDAEALMVDPQTLDIYIISKVSSGTHLYRLPYPQSTTEVITAETVASLSQSTITAADISPDGQEILMKDYLTVYYWKRNAGESIAQTMQRSARVMPYFPEPQGEAIAFATDRSGYYTLSEDRNNIRAHLYFYPRK
- a CDS encoding DUF4301 family protein; protein product: MFSTKDLEQIEAKGIEVQTVESQIQYFVNGFPWMNLTRAATPKDGILQLSDEQIQAALDTYETYVPTLRIVKFVPASGAATRMFKSLFGFLEGGKSDKSVDQFFERLPAFAFYDDLKAALAKDGLDIETADQQTIAEYFLTGKGLDYGSLPKGLLKFHRYAEENRTPVEEHLVEGASYARSKGEVAIHFTVSPEHKAKFKELISEKAPEYAERHNLNFVIDFSEQKASTDTIAVNLDNTPFVDKNGGLLFRPAGHGALLANLNDVEADLVFIKNIDNVVPDRLKNTTTIYKRAIAGTLLQTRERIFGYLNRLDSGDTSQALMAEIDEFLRRVLCVEPVEGFYEWSVEKVVAYFRTKLNRPIRVCGMVQNVGEPGGGPFWAKSSDGTSQLQVVESAQVDMDDEEQKNKFLKATHFNPVDLVCSWTDYTGKAFDLLKYRDPQTGFITQKSKDGKDLKAQELPGLWNGSMADWNTLFVEVPLITFNPVKTVNDLLRDEHKA
- a CDS encoding RidA family protein — translated: MSSRQNILSGSPWEDRVGYCRAVRIGNLIEVAGTVAIVDGETVRADDAYAQTKNIIERIAKVLEEAGASLSDVVRTRMFTTDISKFDDIGRAHGEFFRDIKPVTAMYEIRKLVAQEYLIEIEFTAVVA
- a CDS encoding SCO family protein, with translation MKMYSVACLMLAITLVLACQSESSRLPILGPRNGVQTRVVEGKTITDTVYHQIPDFAFASQYGDTVTAKNFTGKIYIADFFFTTCPTICPKMTMEMRKLYQKFKEDPQVMFLSHSIDPKRDSVGRLREYATDLGVYGQKQWYFVTGDRKEIFDIGQNAYFVSAKEDSDEPGGLLHSGAFIVVDPQRRIRGIYDGTKDEVVGEVSEAIELLKKEN